From the genome of Terriglobales bacterium:
TCGTGGGCGTACTTGGTGAACGTTCGGACTCGTCGGCATTGCGGGATTGGCCAACCGGAGTATGGAAAGTCATGTCCTCCTGCGCTACACCAAACTGGCTACACAGAATCACAGCCAGGCAGAGAACTAGACACATCCTGGAATAAGCTATGCGCAAGATTCCGTAATTAATTAATATTGGCATATATCAGTTAACGTATGTTAACATAAGCTCCAAGTTTCGGGGTGGAGGTTGTGATGGGTGGGCGTGGCAGACTTTCAGCAATCATCAGCGTAATGGTCGTAATCGCGGCCGGGTTCATTCTGTTAGGCGCCCGGGACAGCGACCAGCCTGCGATATCTATCGAACAAGCGGCGCGCGCCAACGGACACCACCATCCACCCACCTTGGGCAGCGGCCTCTACCAGTACGAACATCCCGGACGCCGCCGTTTCGACCCGCAGCAGGTGTTCAACCCTGAGTTGCCACCACCTACACCGGCTCCCAACGGCATCCGCGAGTTCACACTCGTGCTCGAGGAGGATCAGTTGCACGAAGTCGCCCCGGGAGTGAAGATGCCAGCCTGGACCTTCAACCGCTCCGTCCCCGGCCCGGTGTTGCGCGCCACCGAAGGCGACACCATCCGCGTCACGCTGGTCAACAAGGGGAAACTGCCACACAGTATTCACTTTCACGGCATCCACCCGGCCAAGATGGATGGCGTGTTCGAGATCGTGCCGCCGGGCGCGCAGTTCACCTATGAATTCGTGGCTGCGCCGTTCGGCATCATGCCCTATCACTGTCACACCATGCCGACCTCGCAACATATCCACAACGGGCTCTACGGCATGATGATCATCGACCCCAAACAGGGGCGCAAGCCGATGCGCGAGCTGGCCATGATGATGAGCGCCTTCGATCTGGACCGCGACGGCGAGGCCGACTTCTACGCCTGGAACGGGCGCGCCTTCCAATACGCCGACCACCCGGTTGCATTGACCCGGGGTGAGCCAATCCGCATGTACGTGCTCAACATGTTCGAAGAACGCATGGTGCCCCACCTGCACGGAAACATGTACCAGCTCTATCCCTCCGGCACTTCGCTGCAGCCCTCTGAATATACGGATGTCAAGACGCTCAACATTGCCGAGCGGGCGGTCCTGGAGTTCCAGTACGACTTCCCTGGCTTCTACATGTTCCAGTGCCACGTCAGTGAGCACATGGAGCAGGGTCTGATGGGCTGGTTCAACGTCGTCGAGCCCAAGGCGTTAGTGGCAAAGAAAGACGTGCGCTGATGGCTGAGTCCGTGGCGGAAAGGCAGATGGAAGACCTTGTGGCTCACGACCAGACGGCGGCCGCAACAAGCTCCGTCGCCCGCAGGGGGTCGCGCGCCGCGATCATCGCCAGTGCATTGCTTCCCGTCATGCTGCTGGCCGGGATCCTCTACCTGTTGGTGCAGCGTGGCACCGGCCTTGCCCTCGCGCCACCGGCTCCCATCGAGCGGATCGAGTTCGAGCGCGTCGAACTCTATCCAGGAGAGATCCGCGCCCACGTGATCAACAGCGGCCCCGAATCGGTAACCATCGCGCAAGTCCAGGTCGGCTGGCTCAACCGCGCCAGTTGGGAATTCACGGCAACGCCGAGTGCCACCATTCCGCGATTGGGCCGGGCGGTGGTGCGCATTCCCTATCCCTGGGTGGCTGGCGAGCCCTATGAGGTGGTCTTGCTCACAGCCAATACTCTGGTCTTCACTCACGAGATCGCCATTGCTGCCGAAACGCCCGTCGCTGGCGGCTCCACGCTGGGAAGTCTGGCGCTGCTTGGTGTCTATGTCGGTGTGATCCCGGTCTTTCTGGGAATTGGTTGGCTGCCGTTCCTTCGAGCCTTGCCGCAGCGCGGGTACTACTTCTTCTTGAACCTCACGTTGGGCCTCCTCGTGTTTCTCGGGGTGGACGCGCTCCACGAGGCACTAGAGAACGCGGCGCTCGTGCCCGGTCCCTACCAAGGCATCGCGCTCATCCTGATCGGCCTTAGCCTAAGCATTCTCTTGCTGTACGCCATTTCCGGCCGAGTGAAGGGCCGCGAAGGATCGGGAGGAAACGGCCTGCTCCTCGCTTACACCATCGCGCTCAGTATTGGCCTGCACAACCTGGGTGAGGGACTGGCCATCGGCGGAGCGTACGCGCTGGGCGAAGTCGCGACCGGAACCCTGCTCGTGCTGGGATTCACGCTCCACAACCTGACCGAAGGCGTGGCGGTTGTTGCGCCCGTGGTTCGCTCCCGGTTCCGCTGGGTGCATCTGCTCTGGTTGGGGCTGCTCGCAGGTCTGCCTACCATCGCAGGTACCATGGCCGGCGCACTGGCTTATAGTGCGCTGTGGTCGGTGCTGTTTCTGGCTGTAGGAGCCGGCGCCATCATCCAGGTCGTTATTGAGATCACGCGTCACCAGATCCGCGAGTCCGGAACGGCGTCCCTGGCCAATGCGTTCAACGTAGCCGGCTTCGCGGCTGGTCTGGCCGTCATGTATGTCACCGGACTGTTCGTGACGGTGTAACCGCATCTTCCGCCAGCAGGTGGCAGGAGTAAGTCTTAATCACCAGCCACACCCGCCGCCCGTTCTCGAGTTGGAGCGATTCCCCAGCGCCGGGCGTGAGGTGAACCTCGAACTCGA
Proteins encoded in this window:
- a CDS encoding multicopper oxidase domain-containing protein — protein: MVVIAAGFILLGARDSDQPAISIEQAARANGHHHPPTLGSGLYQYEHPGRRRFDPQQVFNPELPPPTPAPNGIREFTLVLEEDQLHEVAPGVKMPAWTFNRSVPGPVLRATEGDTIRVTLVNKGKLPHSIHFHGIHPAKMDGVFEIVPPGAQFTYEFVAAPFGIMPYHCHTMPTSQHIHNGLYGMMIIDPKQGRKPMRELAMMMSAFDLDRDGEADFYAWNGRAFQYADHPVALTRGEPIRMYVLNMFEERMVPHLHGNMYQLYPSGTSLQPSEYTDVKTLNIAERAVLEFQYDFPGFYMFQCHVSEHMEQGLMGWFNVVEPKALVAKKDVR